The following are encoded in a window of Pseudalgibacter alginicilyticus genomic DNA:
- the aldA gene encoding aldehyde dehydrogenase, with protein sequence MKEFNQFINGKFIKSTSTDVIEILNPCTEEVLSLMPVGSVKDAELALDAAQASQHAWKSLTAIERAGYLHKMADVIRENRVFLAETLASEQAKVMGLAQVEIDVTADYFDYNAGWARRIEGEIIQSDRKKEHIYLHKAPIGVAVGILPWNFPFFVMARKIAPSLITGNTCIINPSSVAPNTVMAFAELIEKIGVPAGVLNFVCGKGSIVGNALSKSPITGIISLTGSVGAGQLVMEAASQNITKVSLELGGKAPAIVCADANLDLAVEAVVSSRVIFSGQVCNCAERVYVEDSIYDQFMEKITKKMSEVKVEDAFSTNNPDMSSMVSKDQVDKVTEMVEYAKKEGAEVVIGGQRSSQFDRGYFYQPTLLTNVKQNMQIVQEEVFGPVLPVMKFGTLDEAIALANDCEFGLTSSIYSENFNKIMHACEELEFGETYVNREHFEAIQGFHAGWKKSGVGGADGKHGMEEYLQTKVIYAQYR encoded by the coding sequence ATGAAAGAATTCAACCAATTTATAAATGGAAAGTTTATAAAATCTACTTCAACAGACGTAATTGAAATCTTAAACCCTTGCACTGAAGAAGTATTATCTTTAATGCCTGTTGGGAGTGTAAAAGATGCAGAATTAGCGTTAGATGCCGCACAAGCTTCTCAACATGCTTGGAAATCATTAACAGCAATAGAAAGAGCTGGTTATTTACATAAAATGGCTGATGTTATTCGTGAAAACAGAGTCTTTTTAGCTGAAACTTTAGCTTCAGAACAAGCGAAAGTCATGGGATTAGCACAGGTTGAAATTGATGTTACAGCTGATTATTTTGACTATAACGCAGGTTGGGCTAGACGCATTGAAGGTGAGATTATTCAAAGTGACCGTAAAAAAGAACATATTTATTTACATAAAGCTCCTATAGGTGTTGCCGTTGGTATTCTACCTTGGAACTTCCCGTTTTTTGTAATGGCTCGTAAAATTGCACCATCATTAATAACGGGAAACACATGCATTATCAATCCAAGTTCTGTTGCGCCTAATACGGTGATGGCATTTGCTGAATTAATAGAAAAAATAGGTGTTCCTGCCGGCGTATTAAATTTTGTATGCGGAAAAGGCAGTATTGTTGGAAATGCACTTTCTAAAAGCCCAATTACAGGTATTATTAGTTTGACAGGTAGTGTTGGTGCAGGACAATTAGTAATGGAAGCTGCTTCTCAAAATATAACAAAGGTTTCTTTAGAGTTAGGAGGTAAGGCTCCAGCAATTGTTTGCGCAGATGCTAATTTAGATTTAGCAGTTGAAGCAGTGGTATCTTCAAGAGTTATTTTTAGCGGACAAGTTTGTAATTGTGCTGAACGCGTATATGTTGAAGATTCAATTTATGATCAATTCATGGAAAAAATCACTAAAAAAATGTCTGAGGTAAAAGTTGAAGATGCATTTTCTACTAATAATCCAGATATGAGTAGTATGGTTTCTAAAGATCAAGTGGATAAAGTAACCGAAATGGTTGAATATGCTAAAAAAGAAGGTGCTGAAGTAGTTATTGGCGGCCAAAGATCAAGTCAATTTGATCGTGGATATTTTTATCAACCAACACTTTTAACCAATGTAAAACAAAATATGCAAATTGTTCAGGAAGAAGTTTTTGGTCCTGTATTACCTGTAATGAAATTTGGCACTTTAGACGAAGCTATTGCCTTAGCAAACGATTGTGAATTTGGATTAACATCTTCTATATACTCTGAAAACTTCAATAAAATTATGCATGCATGTGAAGAATTAGAATTTGGTGAAACTTATGTTAATAGGGAACATTTTGAAGCTATTCAAGGTTTTCATGCAGGATGGAAAAAATCTGGAGTAGGAGGTGCAGATGGCAAACACGGTATGGAAGAATATCTACAAACTAAAGTGATATATGCACAATATAGATAA
- a CDS encoding helix-turn-helix domain-containing protein, with the protein MKFVKNIELGDPSSNKQHFIDLKLKLLCCRYWLINLWDCHDMVFPFWRLYWNKNDGGQLIHQDTIFEMDANHIFIIPPFTSFSSRYTKNHVYNEGIHVSGKHLTNLFNENDFEEKALIHFFIHFNLGVPFDNVYPGILKIKLTDYLKQRLDYLTYRLKIENTDFKFTFNLKLQAFIKEALTNIGPELWKTINMDERVLQVIRYAEVNINKKLSNADLSSLINMAPNSFARLFKEEMNITLHNFIQNRKIAKACELFEHSNKTIEDVSFSLGFSDRYHFSRVFKSVTGLTPASYKSGKYT; encoded by the coding sequence ATGAAGTTTGTAAAAAACATTGAATTAGGAGACCCTTCTTCCAACAAACAGCACTTTATAGATCTAAAATTAAAATTGCTATGTTGTAGGTATTGGTTAATAAATTTATGGGATTGCCACGATATGGTTTTTCCTTTTTGGAGGTTGTATTGGAATAAAAATGACGGCGGACAATTAATTCATCAAGACACCATTTTTGAAATGGATGCCAATCACATTTTTATCATACCGCCATTTACTTCTTTTTCTTCCCGTTACACAAAAAACCATGTTTATAATGAAGGGATCCATGTTTCTGGTAAACATCTTACCAACCTTTTTAATGAAAATGATTTTGAAGAAAAAGCTCTTATTCATTTTTTTATACATTTCAATTTAGGGGTACCATTTGACAATGTTTATCCTGGTATTTTAAAAATTAAATTAACCGATTATTTAAAACAAAGATTAGACTACTTAACCTACCGATTAAAGATAGAAAACACTGATTTTAAATTCACTTTTAATTTAAAGCTACAAGCTTTTATTAAAGAAGCCCTAACCAATATTGGCCCTGAACTATGGAAAACCATTAACATGGATGAGCGTGTTTTACAGGTTATTCGTTATGCAGAAGTTAATATCAACAAAAAATTAAGCAATGCAGACCTCTCATCATTGATAAATATGGCACCAAATTCCTTTGCTCGATTATTTAAAGAAGAAATGAATATTACCCTTCATAATTTTATTCAAAATAGAAAAATAGCAAAAGCTTGCGAGTTATTTGAACACAGTAATAAAACCATTGAAGATGTTTCTTTTAGTTTAGGGTTTTCAGACCGCTATCATTTTTCTAGAGTGTTTAAATCTGTTACAGGGCTAACACCTGCTTCATACAAATCTGGTAAATACACTTAA
- the rhaD gene encoding rhamnulose-1-phosphate aldolase, with protein sequence MKTLKLPIEVEAELKKVSKVAGYLWQREWAERNAGNISMNLTSFFSKEDVEGIGEEVPFDFPKESAGFVLYITGTGCYLRDLVDKLEEVSCILYINETATAFSIIWGGKRENFGPTCELISHASIHLFNSKYHPENLAVVHTHPLELICMSHHELFNDEEELNRQIWMMCPEVKVFVPKGIHCTPYALSSTVNLAKVTIEAFKTRNVSLWEKHGATATAPDVMKAWDFLDVANKGAKLLMMCWAAGFKPAGLSNAQLKELEQFT encoded by the coding sequence ATGAAAACCTTAAAACTTCCAATTGAAGTAGAAGCTGAATTAAAAAAAGTGTCAAAAGTAGCAGGCTACTTATGGCAAAGAGAATGGGCTGAAAGAAATGCTGGAAATATTTCTATGAATCTAACATCTTTTTTTTCAAAGGAGGATGTGGAAGGTATTGGAGAAGAAGTGCCTTTTGATTTCCCTAAAGAATCTGCTGGGTTTGTTTTGTACATTACTGGTACAGGTTGTTATTTAAGAGATTTGGTAGATAAATTAGAGGAGGTATCATGTATATTATATATAAATGAAACCGCAACAGCATTCTCAATTATTTGGGGAGGAAAACGTGAAAATTTTGGACCAACTTGTGAGTTAATTTCTCATGCTAGTATTCATTTATTCAACTCAAAGTATCACCCAGAAAATTTAGCGGTTGTTCATACACATCCTTTGGAACTGATTTGTATGAGTCATCATGAATTATTTAATGATGAAGAAGAATTAAACAGACAGATATGGATGATGTGTCCAGAGGTAAAAGTATTTGTGCCTAAGGGTATTCACTGTACGCCTTATGCCTTATCAAGTACCGTGAATTTAGCCAAAGTAACTATAGAGGCTTTTAAAACAAGAAATGTATCGCTATGGGAAAAACATGGAGCAACAGCCACTGCGCCAGATGTTATGAAAGCATGGGATTTTTTAGATGTAGCCAATAAAGGAGCAAAGTTACTGATGATGTGTTGGGCAGCAGGATTTAAGCCAGCTGGGCTCTCTAATGCTCAATTGAAGGAATTAGAACAATTTACTTAA
- a CDS encoding L-fucose isomerase — protein MNRLIGRLPKVGIRPVIDGRELGVRESLEVQCMDMAKAAAKLIQDTLRFPSGEQVECVIADTTIGGVADAAACADKFKREGVEVSLTVTPCWCYGTEVMDTDPLIPKAVWGFNGTERPGAVYLAAALAGYSQKGLPAFGIYGKEVQDGGDKTIPQDVSEKILRFTKGALAVAQMKGKSYLSIGYSSMGIAGSMVDVNFLQDYLGVRAEFVESVELLRRMDNNIFDQEEYEKALAWTKANCEEGEDRNSPESQKSREQKDAEWEKVVKMTLICKDLMNGNPKLKDMGFGEESKGRNAIMGGFQGQRQWTDYQPNADFTESILNSSFDWNGIRQAYVFATENDCLNAISMLFGHLLTNKAQLFSDVRTYWSPESVERVTGKKLTGLAEHGIIHLINSGSTTLDATAQQLDAEGNPTMKAFWDITEDDVQRCLDNTKWPPATVEYFRGGGFSSNFLTKGQMPLTMCRVNLVKGIGPVLQIVEGWSVELPEDIHTVLNERTDPTWPTTWFVPRTTGKGFFKDVYTVMAKWGANHGAISHGHIGADLISLAAMLRIPVNMHNVDENDVFRPSAWSAFGENLEGADYRACKNYGPIYGFKS, from the coding sequence ATGAATAGATTAATAGGTAGATTACCAAAAGTAGGCATACGTCCCGTAATAGATGGGCGTGAATTAGGGGTTAGAGAATCCTTAGAGGTTCAATGTATGGATATGGCCAAAGCGGCTGCAAAATTAATACAAGACACATTACGTTTTCCAAGTGGTGAACAAGTAGAATGTGTTATTGCAGATACCACTATTGGCGGGGTAGCAGATGCGGCAGCTTGTGCTGATAAATTTAAGAGAGAAGGTGTGGAGGTGTCTTTAACAGTAACGCCTTGTTGGTGTTACGGAACTGAAGTTATGGATACAGACCCTTTAATACCTAAAGCGGTTTGGGGGTTTAATGGAACAGAAAGACCTGGCGCTGTGTATTTAGCAGCAGCCTTAGCTGGTTATTCTCAAAAGGGATTACCAGCGTTTGGTATTTATGGTAAAGAAGTTCAAGATGGTGGTGATAAAACCATTCCTCAAGATGTGTCAGAAAAGATTTTACGTTTTACGAAAGGAGCCCTTGCTGTAGCGCAAATGAAAGGTAAATCATATTTATCAATTGGGTATAGTTCTATGGGTATTGCAGGCTCGATGGTAGATGTTAATTTTTTACAAGATTATTTAGGAGTAAGAGCAGAGTTTGTTGAGTCTGTAGAGCTTTTAAGACGTATGGATAATAATATTTTTGATCAAGAAGAGTATGAAAAAGCCTTAGCTTGGACCAAAGCAAATTGTGAAGAAGGGGAGGATAGAAATAGTCCTGAAAGTCAGAAATCTCGTGAGCAAAAAGATGCCGAATGGGAAAAGGTTGTTAAAATGACTTTAATCTGTAAAGATTTAATGAATGGAAACCCAAAATTAAAAGATATGGGCTTTGGTGAAGAGTCTAAGGGTAGAAATGCTATTATGGGAGGTTTTCAAGGGCAACGACAATGGACAGATTACCAGCCTAATGCTGATTTTACAGAATCTATTTTAAATTCCTCTTTCGATTGGAATGGGATTCGTCAGGCTTATGTGTTTGCAACAGAAAATGACTGCTTAAATGCCATTTCTATGCTCTTTGGTCATTTATTAACAAATAAAGCGCAGTTATTTTCAGATGTACGTACGTATTGGAGTCCAGAGTCTGTGGAGCGTGTTACAGGTAAAAAATTAACGGGGCTTGCAGAACATGGCATCATTCACTTAATAAATTCTGGTTCTACTACCTTAGATGCTACAGCACAGCAATTAGATGCAGAAGGAAACCCTACCATGAAGGCTTTTTGGGATATTACGGAAGATGATGTTCAAAGATGTTTAGATAATACCAAATGGCCTCCAGCAACAGTGGAATACTTTAGAGGCGGAGGATTCTCTTCTAATTTCTTAACTAAAGGCCAAATGCCATTAACTATGTGTAGAGTTAATTTAGTTAAAGGTATTGGACCTGTTTTACAAATTGTTGAAGGGTGGAGTGTAGAGCTACCCGAAGATATTCATACCGTCTTAAATGAAAGAACAGATCCTACTTGGCCCACAACTTGGTTTGTGCCAAGAACTACAGGAAAAGGTTTCTTTAAAGATGTGTACACAGTAATGGCTAAATGGGGAGCTAATCATGGAGCTATTTCTCATGGACATATTGGAGCCGATTTAATATCGTTAGCAGCTATGCTACGTATTCCTGTAAACATGCATAATGTGGATGAAAATGATGTGTTCAGACCAAGTGCATGGTCGGCTTTTGGTGAAAACCTTGAAGGCGCAGATTATAGAGCTTGTAAAAACTACGGACCAATATATGGTTTCAAAAGTTAA
- a CDS encoding FGGY family carbohydrate kinase, whose translation MKNVIAIIDIGKTNKKIFLFDETFQVVSQNTVQFKEIKDDDGFSCDDIESIENWIQDEIKAIQDRGVYKIKAINFTTHGASLVYLDKAGKRISPLYNYLKPLDVNDYNHLYESYGGVEEFSRKTASPAYGMLNTGIQMLWLKNHKPEVWKQVDTILHYPQYLSYLFTKKITADFTSVGAHTATWDFDTMQYHDWLKDENISLPEPCKGNKAVIANIHGEHIAVGTGLHDSSSSIIPILEKEKNKDFVLLSTGTWIIAMNPFSKEALTQHQLQSNCLCFMTPEKQQVKSSMQFLGRIHEVYIKALSEYFKVDINTHLDMVLNPTLCGELIDHDARVFLAKGIDTDFEAHSDLLQKFISYETAYYQLVYEISKKVISGIHLILDENSNISKVYISGGFNKNEIFIKFLTLLNPDINIKISDCKNESALGAALLMRDYL comes from the coding sequence ATGAAAAATGTTATAGCAATTATTGATATTGGAAAAACTAATAAAAAAATTTTTTTATTTGATGAGACTTTTCAAGTCGTTTCTCAAAATACCGTTCAATTTAAAGAAATTAAAGATGATGATGGTTTTAGTTGCGATGATATCGAATCGATAGAGAATTGGATTCAGGATGAAATAAAAGCAATTCAAGACAGAGGTGTTTATAAAATAAAAGCTATAAATTTTACCACGCATGGTGCTTCATTGGTCTATCTAGACAAAGCAGGTAAACGTATTTCTCCTTTATATAATTATTTAAAACCACTTGATGTTAATGATTATAATCATCTTTATGAATCTTATGGAGGGGTAGAGGAGTTTTCTAGAAAAACAGCGTCTCCAGCTTATGGGATGTTAAATACAGGTATTCAAATGTTATGGCTTAAAAATCATAAACCAGAAGTTTGGAAGCAAGTTGATACTATTTTGCATTATCCACAATATTTAAGTTATTTGTTTACCAAAAAAATAACGGCAGATTTTACTTCAGTAGGGGCACATACTGCTACTTGGGATTTTGATACCATGCAATATCATGACTGGTTAAAAGATGAAAATATCAGTCTGCCAGAACCTTGTAAAGGCAATAAAGCCGTTATAGCAAACATACATGGAGAGCATATAGCTGTTGGTACAGGCTTGCACGATAGTTCTTCTTCTATTATACCAATTTTGGAAAAAGAAAAGAATAAAGATTTTGTACTGCTATCTACAGGAACTTGGATTATTGCTATGAACCCATTTAGTAAAGAAGCTTTAACACAACATCAATTGCAAAGCAACTGTTTGTGTTTTATGACTCCTGAAAAGCAACAAGTAAAGTCTTCTATGCAATTTTTAGGCCGTATTCATGAAGTGTATATAAAAGCTTTAAGTGAATATTTTAAAGTTGATATAAATACACATTTAGACATGGTTTTAAATCCTACACTTTGTGGTGAATTAATAGATCATGATGCTCGTGTTTTTTTAGCAAAAGGTATAGATACAGATTTTGAAGCGCATAGCGATTTACTTCAAAAATTTATTTCTTACGAAACGGCTTATTATCAATTAGTTTATGAGATAAGTAAGAAAGTGATTTCAGGAATTCATTTAATTTTAGATGAAAATTCAAATATATCTAAGGTTTATATTTCTGGTGGATTTAATAAAAATGAAATTTTCATTAAATTTTTAACTCTTTTAAATCCAGATATTAATATTAAAATTTCAGATTGTAAAAATGAAAGTGCTTTAGGGGCAGCTTTACTAATGAGAGATTATTTATAA
- a CDS encoding T9SS type A sorting domain-containing protein: MKTKLFLLSFLFLVFSEIKAQVTLPYYEPFDYPEGSLLVSNEGNLGPWLSTYTGNTNGDPLIVTSPTWFLLPNQLAFTQVGEAVGFQGGSDDPVITFAPQGDEGFIYSSFIFKVTDQSDVTDTAGGFIYSFGKVNSENNGYNYCSAVYLRKTSETTFNIGVSETNSASKAAWSATEFTLDQEVFIIIAYDIAGQLSKMWINPDISGLEPAVTLDTTADTDTGSRDDIVVVRISLEGNSRTPSTILDEIRIGNTWQSVTDQPELSVSKNELESNINIFPNPANDYITINTKNDFKVSSIEMFSLLGQKVLTQTELKNNQLNVSNLTRGVYLLKVSADGGSFTKKIVIE, from the coding sequence ATGAAAACAAAACTATTTTTACTTTCTTTTTTATTTTTAGTATTTAGCGAAATTAAAGCACAGGTTACGCTTCCTTATTATGAGCCATTTGATTATCCAGAGGGTAGTCTTCTTGTTTCTAATGAAGGCAATTTAGGGCCTTGGTTGAGTACGTATACAGGTAATACAAATGGAGATCCATTGATTGTTACATCGCCAACTTGGTTTTTATTGCCTAATCAGTTAGCATTTACACAAGTAGGGGAGGCAGTTGGTTTCCAGGGTGGTTCGGATGATCCTGTAATAACATTTGCACCTCAAGGCGATGAAGGTTTTATATATTCTTCATTTATTTTTAAAGTTACAGACCAATCAGATGTAACAGATACAGCAGGAGGGTTTATATATTCTTTTGGTAAAGTCAATAGTGAAAATAATGGTTATAATTACTGTTCAGCAGTCTATCTTAGAAAAACAAGTGAAACCACCTTTAATATTGGTGTTTCTGAAACTAATAGTGCAAGTAAAGCAGCTTGGTCAGCAACTGAATTTACATTAGATCAAGAAGTTTTTATTATAATTGCTTACGATATAGCTGGTCAATTATCTAAAATGTGGATTAATCCAGATATATCTGGATTAGAACCAGCAGTAACTCTTGACACTACAGCAGATACTGACACTGGAAGTAGAGACGATATTGTTGTTGTTAGAATTAGTTTAGAAGGTAATTCAAGAACTCCTTCTACAATTTTAGACGAAATTAGAATTGGTAATACATGGCAATCTGTTACAGATCAACCTGAACTAAGTGTTTCTAAAAATGAATTAGAAAGCAACATTAATATTTTTCCAAACCCAGCAAACGATTATATTACAATCAATACTAAAAATGATTTTAAAGTATCTTCTATAGAAATGTTTAGTTTGTTAGGTCAGAAAGTACTAACGCAAACGGAGTTGAAAAATAATCAACTTAATGTTTCTAACTTAACACGAGGTGTTTACTTATTAAAAGTAAGTGCAGATGGTGGAAGCTTCACTAAAAAGATTGTTATTGAATAA